The genomic DNA TTGATAGATCACAATCACGACAAAGACCGCCAGTGTCTTGATCAATGTGATTCCAAAGATGTTGCCATACGCTTGACGATGTGTCAGCCCGGAGACAGCCAACAGCGTGATCACTGCGCCGTTGTGAGGCAGCGTGTCCATGCCGCCGCTGGCCATCGAAGCGACTCGATGGAAGACCTCCAACGGAATCCCGGCGGCTTCCGCATTGGCGATAAACGTTTCGGACATCGCCGCCAACGCGATGCTCAAACCGCCCGACGCCGATCCTGTGATCCCAGCCAATGTCGTCACGGTCACCGCTTCGTTGACCAACGGATTGGGGATCCATCGCAGCGCATCGGAGACAATCAAGAAGCCGGGCAGAGCAGCGATCACTGCGCCAAATCCGTATTCCGATGCCGTGTTGGTCGCAGCCAACAACGCTCCTGCGATCGCCGGCTTTGTTCCCTCGGAAAGTTTTTTGAACAGATGCCGCCAAGCCAGCAACATCACCGTCAAGATCCCCAGGATCAGCGCTGCTTCGATCGACCAGATCGCCGAGATTTTGGCGACGTCCTGAACAACCGGTTCAGATGTCCCAACAACCGCTGGAATAAATGCGTGCGATTCACCGTACAGTCGCGGAATCGCACCGGTCAGGATTTTGTTAGCGACCGCAACGACCAGCAGCGGCAGCATGGCGAGCCAGGGCGAAGGAAGCCGATCGTGCTCAAACGCCGCAGGTTCGTTCAACAAGACGTCGCCATATCCCTCTTCGTTTGCGGCGGCGACGCGGACGCGCCATTCCAAGAACAGCAGACCTGCCAACAGCGTGAACAGCCCGCCCAGGATCCCCAACCACGGCGCGGCGTAGATGTCGGTCTTGAAGAATGCCGCGGGGATCACGTTCTGGATTTGAGGCGTTCCGGGAAACGAATCCATCGTGAAACTGAACGCTCCCAACGCGATCGTCGCGGGGATCAATCGCTTCGGAATTCCGCTCTGACGAAACAATTCGGCGGCAAACGGATAGACGGCAAAGACCGCCACAAACAGCGACACGCCGCCATAAGTCAGCAGCGCACTGACGATCACGATCGACAGCACCGAGCGTTGCCGTCCCAGTAATTCGATGATCGCCGACGCGATCGATTTCGCAAATCCCGACAGCTCCATCGTTTTGCCGAAGACCGCACCGAGCAGAAAGATCGGGAAGTAGAGTTTGAAGAAGCCGGCCATCTTGTCCATGAACAGCCCCGTAAACATCGGGGCGACTTCCGCCGGATCGGTCAACAACACGGCTCCCATCGCTGCCAGCGGAGCGAACAGGATCACGCTGTAGCCGCGGTAGGCGGCGAGCATCAAAAAGCCGAGTGCCGCAAGGATGATCAGGAGGTTCATTGCGCGGTCCAGCCACCATCGATTGTGAGCGTTTGGCCTGTGACGTTCCGAGCCAACGGGCTGGCCAGATATTCGATCGCCGCGGCGACCTCGTCGCATTCGATAAACGCCTTCTTCGGCATCGGTGCCAACATCACCTGATCGATCACTTCGGCTTCGGTTATCCCGCGTGCGATCGCTTGGTCGCCGATCTGCGCGTCGACCAGCGGCGTCCGAATGTAGGCGGGGCAGATGACGTTGCTGGTGATCTCCGAACCAGCTGTCTCGAGCGCCAACACCTTCGAAAAGCCAAGGATCGCGTGTTTGGCAGCCGTATACGCCGTCTTGTACGGCGACGCCACCAGCGAATGAATCGAACCGATATGAATCAGTCGGCCATATCCGGCGGCTCGCATTCCCGGCAACACGGCTCGCGACATCAAGAACGTTCCCTTGACCATCACGTCGAACAATTGCTCCCACTTCGCCAGCGGGAAATCTTCCAACGGGGCGACATGCTGCAAGCCGGCGTTGTTGATCAAAACGTCGATCGGGCCGACGCGAGCAAGCAATTCCTGCACATTCTGTTCACTCGACACATCCAATTGATGAGCCTGCGCCGCACCTCCCGCAGCCACGATCTCCGCAGCCGTCTGTTCGGCTCGCGACAAATCGAGATCGGTTGCCAAAATCGTGTGCCCTTGCCCGGCCAAACAGATTCCAAGCCCACGCCCCAATCCGCTGCCAGCACCGCTGATCATAACTGTACGCTTCACGAGCAACCTTTTGCATGTTGGAGGTATTGATCGCGGAGCACGCGTCGCATGACTTTGTTCGACGCGGTTCGTGGCATCACATCGACAGGAAGGATGTCGTGGATTTTGAACAACGGATTCAATTCTTTTCGAATCGCCGATTGCATCGCCGCCATCAGCTCCTTCTTGTCGACCGTCACGTCTTTCGCAAGCACCACGTAGATCACCAGTTGGCTGGGACCGCCGTCGGGCGCGACGCCGATCGCCGCCGTTTCGGAGAGCCCCGCGACGCCTTGCAACACGCGTTCGATCTCCGCCGAACCGACTTTGATCCCACCCAGGTTCATCGTATCGTCGGCTCGCCCCATCGCTCGCCAGCCCCCAGCGGGAATCCGCTGGATCTGGTCGCCATGCCGTCGCAAAACGTCCCCTTCATGACGGCACGGGGTCGCTGCGTAATACGATTTGTGGTGGTCCCTGTTCAATAATTGCGTCGACATCCCGATCGTCGGAGGGACAAGGAACGCCTCGCCGCTGTCGGCTGGTTGACCCTCGGCGTCCAAGATCACCATTTCGGTACCAAGCGTCGGCGTGTTGAACTCACCGACTTTGCAAGGCAGCGCGAGCGTCGATGCGATGTAGCCGCCGCCGAGCTCCGTGCCACCACAATATTCGATGACCGGTCGACCGCCAGCCTGCTCCATCAACCACCGCATATCGTCCGCGGCGGAGCATTCGCCGGTCGTACTGAACAGCTCGATCGAACTCCAATCGAGCCCTTGAGCCGCGTCCGCTGCTCGCCACGTTTTCACCAGGCTGGGGATCACTCCCAACATCGTCGTCCGCGCGTCCTGAACAAACCGGCAGAACTCCGCCCCAGTGGGCGATCCGTAATAGAGCCCCATCGAAGCCCGGTTCATCAGAGCAGAGAAGATCAGCCAGGGGCCCATCATCCAACCGATATTGGTTGGCCAGACAGCGACGTCGCCCGGCTGGATGTTCTGGTGGAAGTGGGAATCGGCCGCACATTTGATCGGTGTCGTATGCGTCCACGGAATCACTTTAGGATCGCCCGTCGTCCCCGAAGAGAACAGGATGTTCATCGGATCCGAGGGCTCGCAAACGGCAACCGTCGCGTCCTCGTCATCGCCAAGAAAATCGCTCCAGTGACAATCGCCATCGCGCAGGTCGGCTGTCGAGCCTTCGGAGACGACGATCGCCGCCGGCGCCCCGGCTTGCTTGACGCCAGCGAACAACGGATGCGATTTCCCACCGCGGGGGAAGACATCTTGAGTGAAGATTCCGACGGCGCCAGACAGTTTCAGCCGCGTCGCGATTTCTTTGGGTTGGAAGCTGTCGGCGATACTGACAGCGACACAGCCAGCCCACGCGATGCCGAGATAGATCGCAACGCATTCGACAGTCATCGGCATCAAGATCGCAATCGCATCGCCCGGCTTGTATCCGCGTTGTCGCAGCCCATCGGCGACTCGCGACGCAAGCGCCCGCAATTCACGAACGGTCAACGTTTCCAATTCGCCCGCTTCGTGCTGATAGATGATCGCCGTCGAATCGGCAGCCGCGTTAAAGCAGCTCTCGACAATGTTCAACTTCCCACCGGGGAACCACTTCGGCGAGGCGACTCCTTCGGAAACATCGACGATCCGATCGAACGGCGTTTGGAAAGGAATCGCCAATCGTTCGACGACCGACTCCCAAAACAGTTCGCGACGCTGGATCGACCAATCGTGCAAGGCTTCGTAATTGTCGACGCCGGCGCGCTGCATCAGCCAAGCCACGTTGGTGGCGTCGATCGTTTCCTGGGTTGGTTCCCAGATCCCACATTGCTTCACTTCGACAGCTTTCACTCTGGTTTATCCAAAACAACGGCACATCCCATCCCACCACCGACACACAGCGTCGCCAGCCCGCGTCGGGGCCGGCGGTGTGCCAGATGGACGATCAACCGCGCTCCGCTGGCACCAATCGGATGCCCCAATGCGATCGCGCCGCCGTCACAGTTGACCTGGGCTTCATCTAGTTTCAATTCACGCATACAAGCCAGCGACTGCGCCGCAAAAGCTTCATTTAATTCGATCGCATCAAACGACTGCGGATCGACGCCCAGTTTTCGCACCGCGTGAACCGGGCCGAGCCCCATCAATTCAGGCTCGCAGCCCGCGACGGCGCTGGCTGTCAGAACCATCATCGGTTCCAAGCCGCACTGGCGTCCCCAGTCTTCGTCGCACAACAGCAACATCGCCGCGCCGTCGTTGATTCCCGAAGCGTTTCCCGCCGTCACGGTGCCATCGCTTTGGAACGCGGGCGACATTTTGGCCAGCTGTTCCACAGTCGTTCCCGGCCGCGGATGCTCGTCTTCGACACAGCCGTCAACAGCGACGATCTCGTTGGCAAATCGTCCCGCCTGCTGCGCCGCGGCGTACAGCGTTTGGCTGCGAACCGCAAACGCGTCTTGCGCCGCGCGGGAGATCTCGTACTTGGCCGCCAACCGCTCGGCGGTTTGGCCCATGTGATCGCCGCTGAACGCGTCGGTCAGCCCGTCGCGCAACACCGAATCGACAAGCACCGCGTCGCCCAACTTGTATCCCCTGCGGGCCCGCTGCATCAAGTGGGGTGCATTGGACATCGATTCGGTCCCGCCGCACAAAACCATTTTGGCCGATCCGTTCTGGATCGCTTGAGCCGCCAGGATCACCGCCTGCATCCCCGAACCGCACATCATATTGACGGTGAAGGCGGGCGTGCTGACTGGCAGGTCCAACCGCACGCCAACTTGCCGCGCGACGTTCATCCCCAGTCCTGCACTCAGCACGTTGCCAACGATCACCGAATCGATCCAACCGGGATCGACCGATGCGACGACCTCGCGTCCGGCCGCGACAGCCAGATCGACCGCCGATTGTTTTGCCAACGCGCCGAGCAAGCGTCCCTGAGGAGTTCGCTTCGCTGCGACGATCCATACCGTTTTTTCAGACTTCGCCATCCGACTACTTCTTCCCTATTGTTTCACGTACGAATTCGGAGGCTCGCTTGCCAGCATCTCCACCGGCTCCCGCAACTCCATGATTGGCTCCCGGCACCACAACAAGTTCCGCTGTGACACCTGCTTCTTGCAATTGTTTGTCCATCCGCCGGGCATGTTTGATCGGCACGATATCGTCTGCGTCGCCGTGGACCTGCATGATCGGCGGATCGTCGCTGCTGACAAAGCTGATCGGCGAGACGTCTTTCATTTTGTCGGCATCCATTTCGGCAACCGCCGTTCCCGGTTGATAGCCCAGCAATTGTCGGTAGGCGGGATGCTTGTGTTCGATATCGGACAACAGCGACCAATCGGTGGGGCCAGCAAAACTGACAGCGCACGCCACGCGTGACGACTGTTTTTTAATCGGATCGGTCGCCTGGGCATCGGCCACATCGTCGTGCAATGCAACCCACAGCGAAAGGTGTCCGCCAGCCGATCCGCCGGTCACGCCGATCCGATCGGGATCGATGTTCCACGCCGCGGCGTTGCTGCGGACAAACTGAATCGCTCGCAAGCAGTCGTCGGTCTGCGCCGGATGCGGCGCGACGTCGGTGAATCGGTATTCGATCGAGACGACCGAAAGCCAGCCCTGCGCGACTGCGTTGCTGAGCCATTGAGGCAAGCGATTCTTCGAACCTCCCCGCCAACCGCCGCCATGGATGTAGACCATCGCCGGGACCGGCGTTTCCGACTTCGCCAGATAGACATCCAACCGCTGCGACGCGTGCTGGTCGTCGTAGGCGAGATCGCGATGCGTCGGCGGAATCTGCTGGCAACTGGCCGTCATCGGCACGAGGACCAACAGCAACAACGGTAAACCAATCGACAGCGAGAGTCTCTGGAATCGACGCATCGTTTTCGCCTTGAGGGAGGTGGGGTGGAGAGAGTGGACGGATGATTGTAGCTGGAGGGAGGGGAACAAGAAACGCGTCGGTCGCACCGCATACCAGGCCGACTGACAAACAATGGTTCCCTTGCCCAACGTCGCTCATTATTATGACGGGTCCTCAACTTGCGATCCTCCACCACGGCGACTGCTGTCCAGGCGATGCCGCCTACGTGGAGGATCCCATCCGTTCCCCTTCACTCCGCCGCACGCAGCGGTGGCAACCGAAACAAACCATGACCAAAAAGCAGCGGATCCCGCACAAATTCCAACCGTGGATCGCCGTCCGCAAAAAGTATCGGCTGACCGACGCGCAGGTCCAGATGGCCCGCGAACTGGGGCTGAGTCCGAAGCGATTCAGCAACTACGCCGACCGCAAGGATCAGCCTTGGAAGCTGCCGTTGCCCGAATTCATTGAATCCCTGTACGAAAAGCAGTTCGGCCGCGTCGCCCCCGAAGTCGTGCTGACGATCGAAGCGATGGCCGCCGAACACCAAGCCCGCCGCGAAGCCAAGAAGCTGGCAAAACAGGAAGCCTTGGCGCAAGAAGAATCGCGAACGGAAGAAGCCGCCACGGACGAGCCGGCATCACCTGAAGCCGACGATCAATAAAGGCACTCAGGCGAAAACGGAAAAGTGGTCAAATCACAACTCGCCCCTACAACGATCGTTAGGTCGCTTCCGTATGCTTCCGGCAGCTTGATCGCAACGACCGATTCACATTGTAGATGGGCGAGGAGAAGATTTTGGAAACAGACATCGCGGAGCCACGGAAGCTCGAGTCGGAAGAGATCGCATGGGCTCGGTTGTTCGGACTGATCGCCATGCATCTCGGTTGTCTGGGCTTGGTCTGGGTCTCATGGAGCGTCTTTAACATTGCTGCAGCAATCGGGCTGTACCTGCTGCGAGCGTTTGCATTGACGGCGTTTTACCACCGCTACTTCGCCCACCGGGCATTTAAAACGTCGCGGCCCGTTCAATTTGCCGGGGCCCTGATCGGCCTGACCGCGTTGCAGAAGGGGCCGCTGTGGTGGGCTGCTCACCATCGTCATCACCACCGCCAATCGGATCAGCCCGACGACGTCCATTCGCCGATCCCACGCGGCTTCATATGGTCTCACTTCGGATGGATCCTCGCCGATCGCAGCAGCGAGGTCCGGGAGAATCTGATCCGCGACTGGCTCCGCTTCCCCGAACTGCGATGGCTCGAACGACTGTCGATGCCGATCGGCGTCGCTTTTGCATTGCTAGTCTACGTCACCGGCGAGGTCTTAAACGCCGTGGCACCAACGCTGCAAACCAGTGGGCTTTCACTGCTCATCTGGGTCTTCTTCGTTTCCACCGTCGCCCTCTATCACGCCA from Rosistilla carotiformis includes the following:
- a CDS encoding GntP family permease — encoded protein: MNLLIILAALGFLMLAAYRGYSVILFAPLAAMGAVLLTDPAEVAPMFTGLFMDKMAGFFKLYFPIFLLGAVFGKTMELSGFAKSIASAIIELLGRQRSVLSIVIVSALLTYGGVSLFVAVFAVYPFAAELFRQSGIPKRLIPATIALGAFSFTMDSFPGTPQIQNVIPAAFFKTDIYAAPWLGILGGLFTLLAGLLFLEWRVRVAAANEEGYGDVLLNEPAAFEHDRLPSPWLAMLPLLVVAVANKILTGAIPRLYGESHAFIPAVVGTSEPVVQDVAKISAIWSIEAALILGILTVMLLAWRHLFKKLSEGTKPAIAGALLAATNTASEYGFGAVIAALPGFLIVSDALRWIPNPLVNEAVTVTTLAGITGSASGGLSIALAAMSETFIANAEAAGIPLEVFHRVASMASGGMDTLPHNGAVITLLAVSGLTHRQAYGNIFGITLIKTLAVFVVIVIYQWTGLV
- a CDS encoding 3-hydroxybutyrate dehydrogenase; the protein is MKRTVMISGAGSGLGRGLGICLAGQGHTILATDLDLSRAEQTAAEIVAAGGAAQAHQLDVSSEQNVQELLARVGPIDVLINNAGLQHVAPLEDFPLAKWEQLFDVMVKGTFLMSRAVLPGMRAAGYGRLIHIGSIHSLVASPYKTAYTAAKHAILGFSKVLALETAGSEITSNVICPAYIRTPLVDAQIGDQAIARGITEAEVIDQVMLAPMPKKAFIECDEVAAAIEYLASPLARNVTGQTLTIDGGWTAQ
- a CDS encoding AMP-binding protein, producing MKAVEVKQCGIWEPTQETIDATNVAWLMQRAGVDNYEALHDWSIQRRELFWESVVERLAIPFQTPFDRIVDVSEGVASPKWFPGGKLNIVESCFNAAADSTAIIYQHEAGELETLTVRELRALASRVADGLRQRGYKPGDAIAILMPMTVECVAIYLGIAWAGCVAVSIADSFQPKEIATRLKLSGAVGIFTQDVFPRGGKSHPLFAGVKQAGAPAAIVVSEGSTADLRDGDCHWSDFLGDDEDATVAVCEPSDPMNILFSSGTTGDPKVIPWTHTTPIKCAADSHFHQNIQPGDVAVWPTNIGWMMGPWLIFSALMNRASMGLYYGSPTGAEFCRFVQDARTTMLGVIPSLVKTWRAADAAQGLDWSSIELFSTTGECSAADDMRWLMEQAGGRPVIEYCGGTELGGGYIASTLALPCKVGEFNTPTLGTEMVILDAEGQPADSGEAFLVPPTIGMSTQLLNRDHHKSYYAATPCRHEGDVLRRHGDQIQRIPAGGWRAMGRADDTMNLGGIKVGSAEIERVLQGVAGLSETAAIGVAPDGGPSQLVIYVVLAKDVTVDKKELMAAMQSAIRKELNPLFKIHDILPVDVMPRTASNKVMRRVLRDQYLQHAKGCS
- a CDS encoding thiolase family protein — protein: MAKSEKTVWIVAAKRTPQGRLLGALAKQSAVDLAVAAGREVVASVDPGWIDSVIVGNVLSAGLGMNVARQVGVRLDLPVSTPAFTVNMMCGSGMQAVILAAQAIQNGSAKMVLCGGTESMSNAPHLMQRARRGYKLGDAVLVDSVLRDGLTDAFSGDHMGQTAERLAAKYEISRAAQDAFAVRSQTLYAAAQQAGRFANEIVAVDGCVEDEHPRPGTTVEQLAKMSPAFQSDGTVTAGNASGINDGAAMLLLCDEDWGRQCGLEPMMVLTASAVAGCEPELMGLGPVHAVRKLGVDPQSFDAIELNEAFAAQSLACMRELKLDEAQVNCDGGAIALGHPIGASGARLIVHLAHRRPRRGLATLCVGGGMGCAVVLDKPE
- a CDS encoding alpha/beta hydrolase, with protein sequence MRRFQRLSLSIGLPLLLLVLVPMTASCQQIPPTHRDLAYDDQHASQRLDVYLAKSETPVPAMVYIHGGGWRGGSKNRLPQWLSNAVAQGWLSVVSIEYRFTDVAPHPAQTDDCLRAIQFVRSNAAAWNIDPDRIGVTGGSAGGHLSLWVALHDDVADAQATDPIKKQSSRVACAVSFAGPTDWSLLSDIEHKHPAYRQLLGYQPGTAVAEMDADKMKDVSPISFVSSDDPPIMQVHGDADDIVPIKHARRMDKQLQEAGVTAELVVVPGANHGVAGAGGDAGKRASEFVRETIGKK
- a CDS encoding acyl-CoA desaturase, translated to METDIAEPRKLESEEIAWARLFGLIAMHLGCLGLVWVSWSVFNIAAAIGLYLLRAFALTAFYHRYFAHRAFKTSRPVQFAGALIGLTALQKGPLWWAAHHRHHHRQSDQPDDVHSPIPRGFIWSHFGWILADRSSEVRENLIRDWLRFPELRWLERLSMPIGVAFALLVYVTGEVLNAVAPTLQTSGLSLLIWVFFVSTVALYHATYSVNSFAHIFGRRRFATRDNSRNNLPVALLTLGEGWHNNHHHYQSSARQGFVWWEIDISYYTLWMMSKIGLVWGLRGVPKHIMQRSLQSTAKA